The following is a genomic window from Candidatus Omnitrophota bacterium.
CTCTTCACACCACCACTGCCCAGGGCGCGATAGTGCGGCTTATAAATATGGGGGTTGAACCGTTCCTTTTAACGTCTTCGCTTATATGCGTAATGGCGCAGAGGCTGGTCAGGGTCGTCTGCCGCTCCTGCAAAGAGAAATACGAACTTAAGAAGGATGTCGCGAAGGCCATCGGGCTTGCGGAGCTGGATGTCAAAAAATATGATTTTGTCAAAGGCAAGGGGTGCAAGGATTGTTTTAACAGCGGCTACAGCGGCAGGATAGCTATAGCGGAGATCATGATGCTTACGCCCGGGATACGCGGCCTGATATCAAAGAGGGCAAAGGAAGACGACATAAAAGGATTGGCCAGAAAAGAGGGAATGCATACCTTGAGAGAAGACGGTATGCGCCTGGCAGCCGCGGGCATAACCAGTATTGAAGAGGTCTTAAGGGTGACCGCCGGGGACCAGGGCAGGGGAAATCCATGACAACGCTTAAAGACAGGTTGATACAGGTGTTGATAGAGTCCAAGGCCGTGGCAAAACAGCAGATAGACAGGGTGCTGGATATCCATAAAAAGGAAGGAAAGCCGTTAAAGAAGGTATTGATAGACGAGGGCATCATAAGCGAAGAGGACTTATTGCTGATCCTCTCGCGCCAGCTGTTTATCCCTACGATACACCTGAGCAGATACAGGATCGATTCTTCGCTGGTTTCCGTCGTGCCTGAACGCCTCGCGCGCCAGTATCGGCTTATACCCATCTCCAGGATCGGCAATACGATGACAGTCGCCATGTCCGACCCGCTGAATGTGTTCGCGCTGGATGACCTGAAGGCGTTGACCGGCATGCAGATCGACGTGGTGATCTCATCGGAGCCGGATATTTTGCGCGCCATAGACGCGCAGTACCACCGGCCCTCCGGAGAAATGGCGGATATAATAAAAGGCGGGTATGCCGGAGATGCGGGCGCGGAGGGGACGGGAGAAGGGGAGGGCACCATTGAATTAGGGGAATTGCTTGAGGCAAGCCGCCTGCCGCCGATAGTAAAATTAGTTGAATTTGTCTTAAGCGACGCGTTAAAGAAGCGTTCTTCAGATATTCATTTTGAACCGGAGGAGGATTGCCTCAGGGTGAGATACCGCATTGACGGCCTGCTCCATGACATATTCAGGGTCCCCAAAAAAAATCAGAACGCCGTGCTCGCCCGGCTTAAGATCGTTTCCATGCTTGATATAACCGAATCACGCCTGCCTCAGGACGGCAGGTTTAAAGTCAGGTTCACGAATAAAGAGGTTGATTTCCGGGTCTCCGCCCTGCCGACCGCGTTCGGCCAGAAGTTTGTGCTCAGGGCCCTGGATAAGACCAATCTTTCCATAGGCCTTGATGAATTGGGGTTTTCCCCCGAGCCGCTGAGGTTGTTCAGAGAGGCGGTCTCCAGGCCATACGGCATGATCCTGATCACGGGCCCTACCGGAAGCGGCAAATCCACAACCTTGTATTCCATATTGAATCAGTTGAATACCATAGAGAGAAACATAGTCACCATTGAAGACCCGGTGGAATATCAGATAGAAGGCATCACGCAGGTGCAGGCAAACCCCGACATAGGGCTTAATTTCGCTTCGGGTTTAAGGGCTATCCTAAGGCAGAGCCCCGATACGATAATGGTGGGCGAGATCAGGGACTCCGAAACGCTTGATATCGCCATAAAGGCCTCATTGACCGGCCAGATGGTTTTCTCCACGCTGCATACAAACGATTCGGTATCCAGCATAACGCGCATGATAGATATGGGCATTGAGGCGTTCCTTGTGGCCTCCAGCGTGATCATGGTCTGCGCCCAGCGCCTATGCAGGAAAATATGCGATTACTGCAAAGAGGAACAGAAGATACCCGGGGACCTGCTCGCGCGGATGAAGATCGACGCGAAGACTGTATTTTACAAAGGCAAGGGTTGTAATAATTGCAATGATACGGGATTTTATGGT
Proteins encoded in this region:
- a CDS encoding GspE/PulE family protein, which translates into the protein MTTLKDRLIQVLIESKAVAKQQIDRVLDIHKKEGKPLKKVLIDEGIISEEDLLLILSRQLFIPTIHLSRYRIDSSLVSVVPERLARQYRLIPISRIGNTMTVAMSDPLNVFALDDLKALTGMQIDVVISSEPDILRAIDAQYHRPSGEMADIIKGGYAGDAGAEGTGEGEGTIELGELLEASRLPPIVKLVEFVLSDALKKRSSDIHFEPEEDCLRVRYRIDGLLHDIFRVPKKNQNAVLARLKIVSMLDITESRLPQDGRFKVRFTNKEVDFRVSALPTAFGQKFVLRALDKTNLSIGLDELGFSPEPLRLFREAVSRPYGMILITGPTGSGKSTTLYSILNQLNTIERNIVTIEDPVEYQIEGITQVQANPDIGLNFASGLRAILRQSPDTIMVGEIRDSETLDIAIKASLTGQMVFSTLHTNDSVSSITRMIDMGIEAFLVASSVIMVCAQRLCRKICDYCKEEQKIPGDLLARMKIDAKTVFYKGKGCNNCNDTGFYGRMGVLEVLMIDDAVREMIIRRVPTDEIRKYAIDKMGMKTLRDDALLKVKNGLTTLDEALRITSEE